A stretch of DNA from Natrinema halophilum:
CACATGCAGAACGGTTCGTGTCGCGGGGTTTCCTTTTCACACCGGTCACACACAACAGCAGCCGTGGGTTCGGGTTCGTCGACTTCGACGTCGAGTCCGTGAGCACGGGCGAGCTCGCGATCACTCGCTTCAGCGAAGACCGAGATGTATCGAGAAGCCGCTTTGCTCCCGCGGGTCCATCCGTGGTGATCCTCGAGGACGGCCTGGTTCACGCCCTGACTCGCAAGGTGGCTCGCCGAGGACTTGCGGAAGTTCGTGAAGGTGACGGGCTTAGTGATGCCTGCACGTTCGGCTGCTTTTTTAGGGATCTTCGCCGCCATCTGGTACGACATCTCTTCGCCGTTCTGAAGTTTGCACCACAGCAGCGCGTTGGGGTCGTCACTCCGAGGGTGGTCGGTCAGCCAGCGGTTGAGGTACGGAACCGACGTGATGAGCGTGATCGAGCGCTGTCCCTTCTTTCCGTCGACGGTGATCTGGAGACCGTGTTTGTGGTCGGTGACGTCGCCGACAGTGAGCCCGAGAAGCTCGCCCGAGCGCGGGCCGCCGTCCCATGCGACTGCAATCAGGGCGGCGTCGCGGGCGTTCATCGTCGCGTCAATCATCGGGCGGACGTCTTCGTCCCACTCGAGCATGTCGCCCGGATCCGGGATCGGGTTGTAGTTCGACGACGTGCCGGTCGGGATCCACTCGAGACTCTCTGGGACGTCGTCGCCGGGAGTGAGGAAACGACCGAAGGCACGGAGGGCGTTGCGATTGTCCTTGTTGCTTTCGACGTTGTCGTATTCCTGGTGGATGACACGGACAACGTGCTCGGCGGCTTCGCGATCGTCGAGGACGTCCGCCAGGCCGTCACTTCGTTCGGCGAGGATTGTGCAGTGACGGAGCAGCTTCTCGTGGCGAGCGACACCGATCCGCGACGGGACGAGGGCCAGGGCCTTGCTGAAGTCGAGGAGCAGCTCACGATCGGCGTCGGAGACGTCACGCTCGCCGTCTTCGATCTGTTCGACGAGACGGTCGAGCGCGAGTTGCTTGTCGGGCATGTGGTGACGGTACCCTTTTTTATATTAATTGGAGTTAAACCTTCCGTTCATTTCCCTGTCCTGGCGTTTTCCGTCGCGAGCAATCCGCGAGCGACGAAAACTCGACGAGAGGACGCGATTCCGTGAGGCGTAGCGACCGACGTGACGCTGGCCGTCGCCGATCTGTCGGTACCCGCTCCGGTGGGTTCATCCCGTCGGTAGGCCGGCAGCTATCGTCGTTTTGGATTGGGCTATCGAAGACGAAAGGGAGGGGTACGCAAAGGCGGTGCCGGACTTATTGCTCGAGTTCCACGGGGGAATCGGTCGCAATCCAGCAGTCGGGGTCATCCGGATCTCTGAGTCGAAGATTGCCGCTCTGACACACCACCATTTCGTATCGATCGTTCATGATGACCCCGATGGGGACTCTCTCGGGATCGGTTATCGTAACGGGGCGCGTACCCACCGGGACCGACGGAGTAAGATGCCCATACTGGGCATCGAAAGGAAGCCGATCGGGAGGTCGTTCCCGGATCGGTCCGCGTCCCGTCTCTCCCACAGCGAGCGGGCAGCCTTTGGT
This window harbors:
- a CDS encoding tyrosine-type recombinase/integrase, giving the protein MPDKQLALDRLVEQIEDGERDVSDADRELLLDFSKALALVPSRIGVARHEKLLRHCTILAERSDGLADVLDDREAAEHVVRVIHQEYDNVESNKDNRNALRAFGRFLTPGDDVPESLEWIPTGTSSNYNPIPDPGDMLEWDEDVRPMIDATMNARDAALIAVAWDGGPRSGELLGLTVGDVTDHKHGLQITVDGKKGQRSITLITSVPYLNRWLTDHPRSDDPNALLWCKLQNGEEMSYQMAAKIPKKAAERAGITKPVTFTNFRKSSASHLASQGVNQAVLEDHHGWTRGSKAASRYISVFAEASDRELARAHGLDVEVDEPEPTAAVVCDRCEKETPRHEPFCMWCHQALEHGAVDEIEREQDEQRRQLLGLAKEHPELLASLEDLEPLVEALGGDPDVIETARQFVDAVDADS